A region from the Candidatus Persebacteraceae bacterium Df01 genome encodes:
- a CDS encoding phosphatidate cytidylyltransferase, with translation MSRLLVAIPLLVAALALIIWGTLPMWKTTMTIVVLLAAWEWARLAGFSGTASIVYVFFFAILLAAGDTLLAGNLPASSTVFESVCFFWIVGAPLYILLNRRWHPTIFGGLGMVILFATWHAANTLFAQNLYTLLGALAVVWTADTAAYAAGKIAGKTPMAPTVSPGKTWEGFFGGMLAVLLLSYVAHKTFELPSLLLLVSAFALLALSVLGDLFESAAKRHGGVKDSGTLLGGHGGVLDRLDAMLPTLPFAALLSPWLI, from the coding sequence ATGTCGCGGCTACTCGTTGCCATACCGCTTTTAGTGGCGGCATTGGCTTTGATTATCTGGGGAACGCTACCAATGTGGAAGACGACAATGACAATCGTGGTCTTACTCGCAGCATGGGAATGGGCGCGACTAGCCGGTTTTTCCGGCACTGCCAGCATCGTTTATGTGTTTTTTTTCGCCATTCTTCTCGCCGCTGGCGATACTTTGTTAGCAGGTAATTTACCGGCATCATCTACCGTGTTTGAAAGCGTTTGCTTTTTCTGGATAGTTGGTGCACCTCTTTATATTTTGTTAAATCGGCGATGGCACCCAACAATTTTTGGCGGCCTGGGTATGGTAATTTTGTTTGCTACTTGGCATGCCGCAAACACGCTATTTGCGCAAAATTTGTATACACTGCTAGGGGCATTGGCTGTAGTTTGGACAGCCGATACGGCGGCATATGCTGCCGGAAAAATAGCAGGAAAAACGCCAATGGCACCGACAGTAAGTCCGGGCAAAACGTGGGAAGGATTTTTTGGCGGCATGCTCGCCGTACTATTACTGAGTTATGTAGCACATAAAACGTTTGAACTGCCGTCGCTATTATTATTGGTATCGGCTTTTGCCTTGCTGGCACTATCAGTGCTGGGGGATTTATTTGAATCCGCCGCCAAACGCCATGGTGGCGTCAAAGATAGCGGTACATTACTGGGGGGGCACGGTGGTGTACTAGACAGACTGGACGCCATGTTGCCAACATTACCGTTTGCCGCACTTTTGTCGCCGTGGCTGATATGA
- the dxr gene encoding 1-deoxy-D-xylulose-5-phosphate reductoisomerase, which translates to MTRRLCVLGATGSVGSATLEIARTHPSRFELAVLAAGNDDTTMTQLCAEFRPPLAIMNDEAAAQRLDRKLRAEHIPTRVTGGTEAVRTAPLEESCCTVVAAISGACGLPPVLTAAQNGLRLLLANKEALVIAGELVMNTARANGAEVLPIDSEHAALFELLAGNDEFEKLWLTASGGALSKLPLNQFDTVSPAQVLAHPTWSMGPKITVDSATMMNKALEVIEASVLFSAASENIGVVLHPQSIVHALVEKNDGSLIAQLSSPDMRQPIARMLSWPDDNTGFRQSPPKWETLSSLTFAKPEATRYPCLQLARDALAIGGAAPAVLSAANEVAVTRFLRGDIKFTRIAHINTEALEQYAHHAATTLEDLWAADSSARLWAAEATA; encoded by the coding sequence ATGACTCGCCGCCTGTGCGTGCTGGGAGCAACAGGCAGTGTCGGTAGTGCAACACTGGAGATAGCACGCACTCATCCGTCACGATTTGAGCTTGCCGTTTTAGCGGCTGGAAATGATGACACCACTATGACGCAATTGTGCGCAGAGTTTCGTCCACCGCTAGCAATAATGAATGATGAAGCGGCGGCACAGCGATTAGACCGTAAATTACGCGCTGAACACATTCCCACTCGCGTGACCGGTGGAACAGAAGCAGTCCGAACTGCACCGCTAGAAGAATCTTGTTGTACTGTGGTTGCCGCTATTAGTGGTGCTTGTGGTTTGCCACCGGTACTAACGGCCGCACAAAACGGTTTACGATTGCTGTTAGCCAATAAAGAAGCACTGGTTATAGCTGGCGAATTGGTTATGAACACGGCACGCGCTAATGGTGCCGAAGTGTTACCTATTGACAGTGAGCATGCGGCACTTTTTGAATTACTTGCCGGCAATGACGAATTTGAAAAATTATGGCTTACCGCCTCAGGTGGCGCCTTGTCAAAACTTCCCCTAAACCAATTTGATACGGTTTCTCCGGCACAAGTGTTAGCACATCCAACTTGGTCTATGGGACCAAAAATAACCGTTGATTCAGCAACAATGATGAACAAAGCGTTGGAAGTCATAGAAGCCTCCGTATTGTTTAGTGCTGCATCGGAAAATATCGGTGTTGTGTTGCATCCGCAGAGTATCGTTCACGCCTTAGTAGAAAAAAACGACGGCTCACTTATTGCCCAGTTATCCTCGCCCGACATGCGACAGCCCATTGCCCGTATGCTATCGTGGCCCGATGACAATACCGGCTTTAGGCAATCACCGCCCAAGTGGGAGACATTGTCGTCTTTAACTTTTGCAAAACCGGAAGCGACACGATACCCTTGTTTGCAGTTAGCGCGAGATGCGCTGGCTATTGGCGGTGCCGCACCCGCAGTATTGTCAGCCGCAAATGAGGTAGCAGTAACGCGTTTTTTACGCGGTGACATTAAATTTACCCGCATTGCCCACATTAATACCGAAGCGCTTGAGCAATATGCGCATCACGCGGCAACTACATTAGAAGATTTATGGGCAGCGGATAGCAGTGCGCGTTTATGGGCAGCGGAGGCAACGGCATGA
- the rseP gene encoding RIP metalloprotease RseP has product MTTLLAFAAMIMLVVAVHEWGHYLAARYFGVRVLRFSVGFGSPLLKKTDTNGTEWVLAPIPLGGYVRLLDKHTAESMPDANTQQTMEAQSNWARFVIYAAGPMANIVLAFIVLTGVLMAGESGLLARIGKVEINSPAMQAGLAGGDDIMRINGQKTMLWRQALPAMANAVVSGQAMKIETDSGVYTIPAGTLLPAAVEEEFLKAVGTYPDVSYLTPVITAVAPDSAAAAAGIVPGDTIVAVNDTVVEDWQDLVDVVKGRAGMPTPIILWRDSVAITVMATLATAQIGRQVIGRLGVSPSVSLEKMNALLVTVQLGPFAALAQAAKRTSRDAIGTFAFLGRILSGDLSLQKNVSGPVGIAVGAGAAANAGFIAWWGFVALISISLAVFNLLPLPLLDGGQMVICIVQSIIRRPLPDKIIGIIDRLGIALLLCMMGGIIFLDLAKL; this is encoded by the coding sequence ATGACAACGCTGTTAGCTTTTGCTGCAATGATTATGCTGGTGGTAGCTGTACACGAATGGGGACACTATCTGGCAGCACGCTATTTTGGTGTGCGCGTGTTGCGTTTTTCAGTTGGATTTGGTTCACCTCTACTCAAAAAAACAGACACGAATGGTACAGAATGGGTACTCGCACCAATTCCACTTGGTGGTTATGTGCGCTTGCTAGACAAACACACCGCCGAAAGCATGCCGGATGCCAATACGCAACAGACAATGGAAGCGCAAAGTAATTGGGCGCGTTTTGTGATTTATGCTGCCGGACCGATGGCTAACATCGTGCTTGCTTTTATTGTTTTAACCGGCGTGTTGATGGCAGGAGAAAGCGGTCTGTTGGCTCGCATTGGCAAAGTAGAAATCAATTCTCCAGCCATGCAAGCGGGGTTAGCTGGGGGGGACGACATTATGCGTATCAACGGTCAAAAAACCATGCTATGGCGACAGGCACTGCCAGCCATGGCAAATGCGGTGGTTTCAGGTCAAGCTATGAAAATAGAAACCGACAGTGGCGTTTACACTATTCCTGCTGGCACATTGCTACCGGCGGCGGTAGAAGAGGAATTTCTAAAAGCAGTGGGGACATACCCCGACGTTAGCTATTTAACGCCAGTTATTACCGCAGTAGCGCCAGATTCAGCTGCTGCTGCTGCCGGCATTGTTCCCGGTGACACCATTGTTGCAGTAAATGACACGGTTGTTGAAGACTGGCAGGATTTGGTAGATGTAGTGAAAGGACGAGCAGGAATGCCAACTCCCATCATCCTGTGGCGCGACAGCGTTGCCATTACGGTAATGGCAACGCTAGCGACAGCACAAATTGGCAGACAAGTAATTGGTCGCTTAGGCGTTTCGCCGTCTGTGTCATTGGAAAAAATGAACGCGCTATTAGTAACAGTGCAACTGGGACCGTTCGCTGCATTAGCGCAAGCTGCGAAAAGAACCAGTCGCGATGCCATTGGCACATTTGCGTTTTTGGGGCGAATTTTAAGCGGCGATTTATCGTTGCAAAAGAATGTTAGTGGCCCCGTAGGAATTGCCGTAGGTGCAGGTGCAGCAGCCAATGCCGGTTTCATCGCTTGGTGGGGCTTTGTCGCGCTCATTTCCATTAGCTTGGCGGTATTCAACTTGCTGCCGTTGCCGCTACTGGATGGCGGACAGATGGTAATTTGTATAGTACAATCTATCATTCGGCGGCCACTCCCTGACAAAATAATCGGCATTATTGATCGGCTAGGAATCGCATTATTATTATGTATGATGGGAGGGATTATTTTTCTTGATCTCGCAAAATTATGA
- the bamA gene encoding outer membrane protein assembly factor BamA: MKISKFLTLIVNFLACSILLWSAPATAQSFEPFIVKDIRVDGLRRFDPGVVFSRLDVEIGDTLTEEQADDIINKLFGSGFFRSVDVLRNDDVLVVAVEENPTIAEVAFSGTDDLPKGTLENMLKQAGIVKARVYDPALTDAATTALKSIYKERSFYQVKVETVASPLPRNRIALLFNVDEGPQAIIRSIKFSGSEQFSSWTIKRQMNLETRGLLNYFSDNYLFSESRLKSDLQRIRTLYLGAGYLRFEVESEEVEVSADKRYIDIRIRLNEGGRYAVNEAVFAGELPPEVSEDNLRELVEQVPGELFSSQATGETVERIRNLLGDLGYANANVSYTNQLNDDDLTVLVTYKINPGPVIYVRNINIVGNERTRDEVIRRELQQYERERYSLTKINRSQRRVRRLGYFTSVNVSEKNVAGHTDEVDLTIEVKEASVGHFKIGGGFSTDNELSFDAGLDTPNIFGSGNDFRTDLSWGDTDKDLSLELDEFYHTDEGISRHIGISFGDSSSSDNSSSYSIDGFAAEYGYGIPYSDDGKYFLYLSYEKIKVNRASAYTNFTDKHGNNLDLLVIKYGLTHDTRSSYYSPTDGHRIQVNSDLAIPPLDLKYYTMEYAHDYYYDMARWPARPILHLELGAGFGDSYGGDIYPFYERFFVGGTGTLRGFDSNSVGYAKDSSGNSLGGKSRLYGTVEFAIDTKLFDTQKIDLAPYLDFGSVGETTSKLGDFRVSAGMEIRWTSPIGPLKFSWGKALKSKSDDKLQDLQFSISY; this comes from the coding sequence ATGAAAATATCTAAGTTTTTGACACTGATAGTTAATTTTTTAGCGTGTTCCATATTACTATGGTCAGCGCCAGCAACTGCTCAATCTTTTGAGCCTTTTATCGTGAAAGATATTCGTGTTGATGGCTTGCGACGATTTGATCCTGGGGTAGTGTTTAGCCGGTTAGATGTAGAAATTGGCGACACACTAACCGAAGAGCAGGCGGACGATATTATTAATAAATTGTTTGGAAGTGGTTTCTTTCGCTCCGTAGATGTACTACGCAACGATGATGTATTGGTCGTTGCAGTGGAGGAAAACCCCACTATCGCCGAGGTAGCTTTTTCGGGAACAGATGACTTACCTAAAGGAACTTTGGAAAACATGCTCAAGCAAGCCGGCATTGTAAAAGCGCGCGTTTATGACCCAGCACTGACAGATGCCGCAACGACAGCACTTAAGTCCATTTATAAAGAGCGCAGTTTTTATCAAGTGAAAGTAGAAACGGTAGCATCACCGCTACCACGTAACCGTATTGCGCTACTGTTTAATGTGGATGAAGGACCGCAGGCGATTATTCGTTCAATTAAGTTCTCCGGTAGTGAACAATTTTCTTCTTGGACGATAAAGCGGCAGATGAATTTGGAAACACGTGGCCTGCTTAATTATTTCAGCGATAATTATCTGTTTTCAGAAAGCCGTTTAAAATCTGATTTGCAGCGCATTCGTACACTTTATTTGGGAGCTGGGTATTTGCGTTTTGAAGTAGAGTCAGAAGAAGTGGAAGTGTCGGCCGACAAACGCTACATTGATATTCGTATTCGACTAAACGAAGGCGGACGCTATGCAGTAAACGAAGCCGTTTTTGCCGGCGAACTACCTCCCGAGGTAAGTGAAGATAATCTGCGTGAACTAGTGGAACAAGTGCCCGGCGAATTATTCAGCAGCCAAGCAACTGGAGAAACAGTGGAACGCATACGCAACTTGCTAGGTGATTTGGGTTATGCCAACGCCAACGTATCTTATACAAACCAATTAAACGATGATGACTTAACTGTACTGGTAACCTACAAAATTAATCCCGGTCCGGTAATATACGTGCGCAATATCAATATTGTCGGCAACGAGCGGACACGTGACGAAGTGATTCGGCGTGAATTACAACAATATGAGCGCGAGCGTTATTCGCTTACTAAAATCAACCGTTCACAACGACGGGTGCGGCGATTGGGGTATTTCACTAGCGTTAATGTTAGCGAAAAAAATGTGGCTGGCCATACTGACGAAGTAGATTTGACGATAGAAGTCAAAGAAGCCAGTGTTGGCCATTTCAAAATTGGCGGCGGCTTTTCCACTGATAACGAGCTGTCTTTTGACGCCGGCTTAGACACTCCTAATATCTTTGGTAGCGGCAATGACTTTCGCACCGATCTTTCTTGGGGTGACACTGATAAAGATTTATCTTTAGAATTGGATGAGTTCTATCATACCGATGAGGGAATATCTCGCCACATAGGCATAAGTTTTGGTGACAGCTCGTCCAGTGACAACTCTTCCTCTTACAGTATCGACGGTTTTGCTGCCGAGTATGGCTACGGCATTCCCTATTCGGATGACGGCAAATATTTTCTCTATTTATCCTATGAAAAAATTAAAGTCAATCGTGCCAGCGCTTACACTAATTTCACCGATAAGCACGGCAATAATTTAGATTTACTGGTAATCAAATACGGATTAACACACGATACCCGTTCCTCTTATTACTCGCCCACGGACGGTCATCGGATTCAGGTAAACAGTGATTTAGCTATACCACCGCTAGATTTAAAATATTACACGATGGAATATGCACACGACTACTATTATGATATGGCGCGATGGCCGGCACGTCCTATTTTACATTTGGAATTGGGCGCAGGATTTGGCGATAGTTATGGCGGTGACATATACCCCTTTTATGAGCGCTTTTTTGTCGGTGGAACAGGCACCTTACGCGGATTTGACAGCAATTCCGTTGGTTATGCCAAAGACAGCTCTGGCAACTCACTGGGCGGTAAAAGCCGCTTATACGGCACAGTAGAATTTGCCATAGATACCAAGCTCTTTGACACGCAAAAAATTGACTTAGCACCATATCTGGACTTTGGCTCGGTAGGTGAAACAACTAGCAAACTAGGCGATTTTCGCGTGTCCGCCGGTATGGAAATTCGCTGGACATCTCCCATTGGACCGTTAAAATTTTCGTGGGGTAAGGCTCTAAAAAGCAAATCCGATGACAAGCTACAAGATTTACAATTTTCAATCAGTTACTAA
- a CDS encoding OmpH family outer membrane protein — protein sequence MKIKTAILITALTIAISGGAQAQESQVAFVNFERIYQESKVVKAVRDEINVTFRSREKKLEEQGDKLRALQEELQKESLTFSEAQKESRISEIEQKGRQFERDRRALLEDRGAMLQEQRRTLDVEIAKIIEAIAREKKYSMVLNPYLTLPISDNRTLTHNILLYADASADITGDVIERFDKQARLNISQ from the coding sequence ATGAAAATAAAAACAGCGATATTGATAACAGCACTAACCATTGCCATAAGTGGGGGAGCGCAGGCACAGGAAAGCCAAGTTGCCTTTGTCAATTTTGAACGTATTTATCAAGAATCTAAAGTAGTCAAAGCAGTGCGCGACGAAATTAATGTTACTTTTCGCTCCCGCGAAAAAAAACTGGAAGAACAGGGAGACAAATTGCGCGCTTTGCAGGAAGAATTGCAAAAAGAATCACTCACATTTAGCGAGGCTCAAAAAGAATCACGCATCAGCGAGATAGAGCAAAAAGGGCGGCAATTCGAACGTGACCGGCGGGCCTTGCTAGAAGACCGCGGTGCCATGTTGCAGGAACAACGGCGAACGCTAGACGTGGAAATCGCAAAAATCATAGAGGCCATTGCACGAGAGAAAAAATACAGCATGGTACTTAATCCGTACTTGACCTTGCCGATTTCTGACAACCGCACGCTAACACACAATATTTTGCTGTACGCAGACGCCAGCGCAGATATTACCGGTGATGTCATTGAACGTTTTGACAAGCAGGCACGGTTGAATATTTCACAGTAA
- the lpxD gene encoding UDP-3-O-(3-hydroxymyristoyl)glucosamine N-acyltransferase, whose amino-acid sequence MPSLTDIAKQLGGSVIGDGTVAIDGVASLTSAQRQHLAFYESPAHKDKLARSKAGALLVDQTCAEIDTRPRWVVKSAPRLHFARLAQWLHAPQKPVPGIHATARISGNATVHETATIDENAVIGAQTQIGRNCIIGAGAVVGKNAVVGDESILHPRAVLHANTVVGRRCLIHSGAVLGTDGFGFVRDEHGRQYKIPQLGSLRLGDDVEVGANSAIDRGTLDDTVIGNRVKIDNLVQIGHNVQIGDDTVICGCVGIAGSATIGNGCMIGGGAGIIGHITIGDGAMIAARATVTHSVPAGQAVSSIWPAMPITQWRRLVATMRRRFLN is encoded by the coding sequence ATGCCCTCTCTCACCGATATTGCCAAACAATTGGGCGGCTCTGTTATCGGTGATGGTACAGTAGCGATTGATGGCGTGGCTTCGTTGACCAGCGCACAACGACAACACTTGGCCTTTTATGAATCCCCTGCTCACAAAGATAAACTAGCACGCTCTAAAGCTGGGGCATTACTTGTTGACCAAACCTGCGCCGAAATTGATACCCGTCCACGCTGGGTCGTAAAATCTGCGCCACGACTGCATTTTGCACGACTCGCACAATGGTTACACGCTCCTCAAAAACCAGTGCCGGGTATTCACGCCACAGCCAGAATTTCAGGCAATGCCACAGTACATGAAACCGCAACGATTGATGAAAATGCTGTTATCGGTGCCCAAACTCAAATTGGTCGCAACTGTATCATCGGTGCTGGTGCCGTCGTAGGAAAAAACGCGGTAGTCGGAGATGAATCAATATTGCATCCACGCGCCGTTTTGCACGCAAATACGGTTGTGGGGCGGCGCTGTTTGATTCACAGTGGCGCCGTGTTGGGAACAGACGGCTTTGGTTTTGTGCGTGATGAGCACGGACGGCAGTACAAAATTCCACAGTTAGGTAGCTTACGACTGGGCGATGATGTTGAAGTTGGTGCCAACAGCGCCATTGACCGCGGAACACTGGATGACACCGTTATCGGCAATAGGGTCAAAATAGACAATTTAGTACAAATCGGCCACAATGTGCAAATTGGTGATGATACCGTTATTTGCGGTTGCGTTGGTATTGCAGGAAGCGCTACTATCGGTAACGGCTGCATGATTGGCGGCGGTGCTGGCATTATAGGACATATCACTATTGGTGATGGTGCCATGATTGCTGCCCGAGCAACAGTAACGCACTCGGTACCAGCCGGACAGGCTGTCTCTTCTATCTGGCCGGCGATGCCTATTACGCAATGGCGGCGGCTAGTAGCAACCATGCGGCGGCGCTTTCTCAACTAA
- the fabZ gene encoding 3-hydroxyacyl-ACP dehydratase FabZ — translation MSAEINNTDGNLILQALPHRHPFLFVDKVLSYESGKSIVAQKNVSISEPCFAGHFPEMPVLPGVIIIEALAQASAVLSYLSRDDTETDSSNYFYLAGVDKCRFRRMVVPGDTLILHCALQRHARNLFRFNTRAEVNGTVACEAQLLAARQND, via the coding sequence ATGAGCGCAGAAATCAACAATACTGACGGCAACTTGATATTGCAGGCTTTACCTCATCGCCATCCTTTTCTATTTGTGGACAAGGTGCTCTCTTATGAATCAGGAAAATCCATTGTCGCGCAAAAAAATGTGAGTATTTCTGAACCCTGCTTTGCTGGACATTTTCCAGAAATGCCGGTTTTGCCCGGAGTTATTATTATTGAAGCACTCGCACAAGCGAGCGCGGTGCTGTCTTATTTATCTCGTGACGATACCGAGACGGATAGCTCTAATTATTTTTATCTTGCCGGAGTGGACAAGTGCCGTTTTCGCCGCATGGTAGTACCAGGTGATACGCTGATACTACACTGTGCTTTACAGCGACATGCTAGAAACTTATTTCGTTTTAACACCCGCGCCGAGGTCAATGGCACAGTAGCTTGTGAGGCGCAGTTGTTAGCTGCACGCCAGAACGATTAA
- the lpxA gene encoding acyl-ACP--UDP-N-acetylglucosamine O-acyltransferase, with product MTTIETGAFVAPTAELADDVVIGRNAIVEAGCNIESGSRVGAHSIIWRGTHIGKNNRIFPFCSIGAEPQDKKFKGEETTLLVGDDNTIREYCSFNRGTALGGGQTRIGNGNWVMAYVHVAHDCCIGNNTIISNCAQFSGHVEIDDSAIIGGGSLFHQFRHVGAGAMVGGGEAIRQDIPPYALFARGTIAVNTEGMRRNGFSSHTIVRMKAAFRCLYRADLPLAQAQQHITLMADEENDDTAVALRKLADFLQLDKLELMRPTVRA from the coding sequence ATGACGACTATAGAAACAGGCGCTTTTGTTGCTCCCACCGCTGAGCTAGCAGACGATGTTGTCATTGGTCGTAACGCCATCGTTGAAGCCGGTTGCAACATTGAATCCGGTAGTCGCGTGGGCGCACATTCAATTATTTGGCGCGGTACACATATCGGCAAAAACAATCGCATTTTTCCGTTTTGCTCCATTGGCGCCGAGCCACAGGACAAAAAGTTTAAGGGTGAAGAAACAACATTACTCGTCGGCGACGACAACACCATTCGCGAATATTGTTCATTTAATCGCGGCACAGCACTCGGCGGTGGACAAACGCGGATTGGCAACGGCAATTGGGTAATGGCTTATGTGCATGTCGCACACGATTGTTGTATTGGCAACAATACCATCATCTCTAATTGCGCGCAATTTTCCGGTCACGTAGAAATTGACGATAGTGCGATTATCGGTGGCGGTTCGTTGTTTCACCAATTTCGCCATGTTGGTGCTGGCGCCATGGTGGGTGGCGGAGAAGCCATCCGACAGGATATTCCACCATACGCTTTATTCGCCCGCGGCACTATAGCTGTCAATACTGAAGGGATGCGACGCAACGGCTTTTCCTCACACACCATTGTCCGCATGAAAGCAGCCTTTCGCTGCTTATACCGTGCTGATTTACCGCTCGCTCAAGCGCAACAACACATTACCCTCATGGCTGATGAAGAAAATGACGATACGGCGGTAGCATTGCGGAAATTAGCTGATTTTTTGCAGCTAGACAAACTAGAACTTATGCGCCCCACCGTGCGCGCATGA
- the lpxB gene encoding lipid-A-disaccharide synthase: MTDIVMAAGEASGDWLAAQLANDLRRLRPDIHIAGVGGPLMRAAGVELLADCAPLSVMGYWDAIKRLPAILSVRRRLLAAIQNRRPALFIGIDAPDFNLGVSQRAHSWGIKTAQYVSPSVWMWRANRIQNIRLAVDSVLCLFPFELAYYEKSGVTAHFVGHPAAKTPVPDRARARAALSISDNERVIALMPGSRSTELRQHLPLFAETIRRLSEISETARKNGRLIALATDELSAKNIRIGLPSVEVRVGATQEILAAADVAMVKSGTSTLQAALLGVPMVIVYKLSTVAHAVGAWRQFRLPFFGLPNILCGRFVVPELLQNEFQPVTVATELKRLLEYEQYQTSQTAAFTDIRQRLANVEEMAAAKATLAMLP, translated from the coding sequence ATGACCGATATTGTCATGGCCGCCGGCGAGGCATCCGGTGACTGGCTGGCAGCACAGTTAGCCAATGACTTGCGGCGATTGCGCCCCGACATTCACATTGCCGGCGTAGGCGGTCCCCTCATGCGGGCAGCAGGCGTAGAACTCCTTGCTGATTGCGCACCACTTTCAGTGATGGGCTATTGGGACGCCATTAAACGATTGCCTGCTATTTTATCTGTACGCCGGCGCTTGCTGGCGGCAATACAAAACCGCCGTCCTGCGTTATTTATCGGCATAGACGCCCCTGATTTCAATTTAGGTGTATCACAGCGGGCGCACAGCTGGGGAATAAAAACAGCACAATACGTCAGCCCTAGCGTTTGGATGTGGAGAGCTAATCGCATTCAAAACATTCGTCTCGCTGTTGATTCTGTTTTGTGCTTATTTCCTTTTGAGCTGGCTTACTATGAAAAAAGCGGCGTTACTGCCCATTTTGTTGGTCATCCAGCAGCGAAAACACCAGTGCCGGATAGAGCACGCGCACGCGCCGCATTAAGTATTTCCGATAATGAGCGAGTGATTGCGTTGATGCCCGGTAGCCGTTCTACTGAGTTGCGGCAACATTTGCCATTGTTTGCTGAAACGATTCGGCGCTTATCAGAAATATCAGAAACGGCACGAAAAAATGGACGATTGATTGCTTTAGCCACCGATGAATTGTCCGCAAAAAATATACGCATCGGCTTGCCCAGCGTTGAAGTCCGTGTGGGCGCGACTCAAGAGATATTAGCAGCTGCCGATGTGGCTATGGTCAAATCTGGCACATCCACTTTGCAAGCAGCACTACTTGGCGTGCCGATGGTCATTGTTTATAAATTGTCAACTGTAGCTCACGCGGTAGGTGCGTGGAGACAATTCCGATTACCATTTTTTGGGCTGCCAAATATTTTGTGTGGACGTTTTGTGGTACCAGAATTACTACAAAATGAATTTCAGCCCGTTACAGTAGCGACCGAGCTAAAACGCTTACTTGAATATGAACAGTACCAAACCTCACAAACAGCAGCATTTACAGATATTCGTCAGCGACTGGCCAATGTTGAGGAAATGGCAGCAGCAAAAGCTACACTGGCTATGTTGCCATGA
- a CDS encoding ribonuclease HII: MSKILICGVDEAGRGPLAGPVVAAAVVLGGNIIEGLRDSKKLSNAQRRRLAPRIRDHCLSYALGVSTVEEIDHYNIRRATMFAMQRAVSGIIVCPDEVLVDGDFVPDFPYPSKPLIGGDNLVEEIMAASILAKTMRDDIMLKYDADYPIYGFAQHKGYCTTTHLQALAENGPCPIHRHSFAPVKKAMVVRKEP, encoded by the coding sequence ATGAGCAAAATATTAATATGTGGAGTGGACGAAGCTGGACGTGGTCCGTTAGCAGGGCCAGTGGTAGCCGCTGCGGTAGTATTAGGTGGCAATATTATTGAAGGCCTGCGCGATTCTAAAAAACTCAGCAATGCACAACGACGACGTTTGGCACCGCGTATTCGCGACCATTGTTTATCTTATGCACTTGGCGTTTCTACTGTAGAAGAAATTGACCACTACAATATTCGGCGAGCGACGATGTTTGCTATGCAACGGGCGGTAAGTGGTATTATCGTTTGTCCCGATGAAGTATTAGTAGACGGAGATTTTGTTCCTGATTTTCCATATCCGTCTAAACCCTTGATTGGCGGCGACAACTTGGTTGAAGAAATTATGGCGGCTTCTATTCTCGCCAAAACAATGCGCGACGACATCATGCTCAAATATGACGCCGACTATCCAATTTATGGTTTTGCACAACACAAAGGATATTGCACAACCACACACCTGCAGGCATTAGCAGAAAATGGTCCCTGCCCTATTCATCGCCACAGCTTTGCTCCAGTAAAAAAAGCAATGGTAGTGCGCAAAGAACCATAA